Proteins encoded by one window of Ovis canadensis isolate MfBH-ARS-UI-01 breed Bighorn chromosome 14, ARS-UI_OviCan_v2, whole genome shotgun sequence:
- the BRSK1 gene encoding serine/threonine-protein kinase BRSK1 isoform X1, which produces MTSTRTRNICRYLVLEHVSGGELFDYLVKKGRLTPKEARKFFRQIVSALDFCHSYSICHRDLKPENLLLDEKNNIRIADFGMASLQVGDSLLETSCGSPHYACPEVIKGEKYDGRRADMWSCGVILFALLVGALPFDDDNLRQLLEKVKRGVFHMPHFIPPDCQSLLRGMIEVEPEKRLSLEQIQKHPWYLGGKHEPDPCLEPAPGRRVAMRSLPSNGELDPDVLESMASLGCFRDRERLHRELRSEEENQEKMIYYLLLDRKERYPSCEDQDLPPRNDVDPPRKRVDSPMLSRHGKRRPERKSMEVLSITDAGGGGSPVPTRRALEMAQHSQRSRSVSGASTGLSSSPLSSPRSPVFSFSPEPTGDEARAGGSPTSKTQTLPSRGPRGGGAGEQPPPPSARSTPLPGPPGSPRSSGGTPLHSPLHTPRASPTGTPGTTPPPSPGGGVGGAAWRSRLNSIRNSFLGSPRFHRRKMQVPTAEEMSSLTPESSPELAKRSWFGNFISLDKEEQIFLVLKDKPLSSIKADIVHAFLSIPSLSHSVLSQTSFRAEYKASGGPSVFQKPVRFQVDISSSEGPEPSPRRDSSGGGIYSVTFTLLSGPSRRFKRVVETIQAQLLSTHDQPSVQALADEKNGAQTRPAGTPPRSLQPAPGRPDPELTSSPRRGPPKDKKLLATNGSPLP; this is translated from the exons ATGACGTCTACGAGAACAAGAAATATTTGTAG GTACCTGGTTCTGGAGCACGTGTCTGGAGGTGAGCTGTTCGACTACCTGGTGAAGAAGGGGAGACTGACCCCCAAGGAGGCCCGGAAGTTCTTCCGCCAGATCGTGTCGGCACTGGACTTCTGCCACAGCTACTCCATCTG CCACAGAGACCTGAAGCCCGAGAACCTACTTCTGGACGAGAAAAACAACATCCGCATCGCAGACTTTGGCATGGCGTCCCTGCAAGTGGGGGACAGCCTTCTGGAGACCAGCTGTGG GTCCCCCCACTATGCGTGCCCGGAGGTGATTAAG ggCGAGAAGTACGACGGCCGCCGGGCTGACATGTGGAGCTGCGGAGTCATCCTTTTTGCCCTGCTCGTG GGGGCTCTGCCCTTCGACGACGACAACCTCCGCCAGCTGCTGGAGAAGGTGAAACGGGGCGTCTTCCACATGCCCCACTTCATCCCTCCAGACTGCCAGAGCCTGCTGCGGGGGATGATTGAAGTGGAGCCCGAGAAGAGGCTCAGC CTGGAGCAAATTCAGAAACACCCCTGGTACCT GGGTGGGAAACACGAGCCGGATCCGTGCCTGGAGCCAGCCCCGGGCCGCCGTGTGGCCATGCGGAGCCTGCCGTCAAACGGAGAGCTGGACCCGGATGTCCTGGAGAGCATGGCGTCACTGGGCTGCTTCAGGGACCGCGAGCGGCTGCACCGGGAGCTGCGCAGTGAAGA ggaGAACCAAGAGAAGATGATATACTACCTGCTTTTGGATCGGAAGGAACGGTACCCCAGCTGTGAGGATCAGGACCTGCCTCCCCGGAATGATGTTG ACCCGCCTCGGAAGCGTGTGGATTCCCCCATGCTGAGCCGTCACGGGAAGCGGCGGCCAGAGCGGAAGTCCATGGAAGTCCTGAGCATCACAGATGCTGGGGGTGGTGGCTCCCCGGTGCCCACTCGACGGGCCCTGGAGatggcccagcacagccagag ATCCCGTAGTGTCAGTGGAGCCTCCACGGGTCTGTCGTCCAGTCCCCTGAGCAGCCCAAGG AGTCCGGTCTTTTCCTTCTCGCCGGAGCCTACTGGAGATGAGGCTCGGGCTGGGGGCTCACCGACTTCCAAAACGCAGACGCTGCCTTCTCGGGGCCCCAGGGGTGGGGGCGCCGGGGAGCAGCCCCCGCCCCCTAGTGCCCGCTCCACACCCCTgcctggccccccaggctccccgcGCTCCTCCGGGGGGACCCCTTTGCACTCGCCCCTGCACACGCCCCGGGCCAGCCCCACTGGGACCCCAGGGACAACGCCGCCCCCCAGCCCCGGCGGTGGAGTCGGAGGAGCTGCCTGGAGGAGTCGTCTCAACTCCATCCGCAACAGTTTCCTGGGCTCCCCCCGCTTTCACCGGCGCAAGATGCAGG TCCCCACTGCCGAGGAGATGTCCAGTTTGACGCCAGAGTCCTCTCCAGA GCTGGCAAAACGCTCTTGGTTCGGGAACTTCATCTCCTTGGACAAAGAAGAACAAATATTCCTCGTGCTAAAGGATAAACCTCTCAGCAGCATCAAAGCGGACATTGTCCATGCCTTCCTGTCG ATCCCCAGCCTCAGTCACAGCGTGCTGTCACAGACCAGCTTCAGGGCTGAGTACAAGGCCAGCGGTGGCCCCTCCGTCTTCCAGAAGCCCGTCCGCTTCCAGGTGGACATCAGCTCCTCGGAGGGTCCAGAACCCTCCCCCAGGCGGGACAGCAGCGGGGGCGGCATCTACTCTGTCACCTTCACGCTCCTCTCTG GTCCCAGCCGCCGGTTCAAGCGGGTGGTGGAGACCATCCAGGCCCAACTGCTGAGCACACACGACCAGCCGTCTGTACAGGCCTTGGCAG ACGAGAAGAATGGCGCCCAGACCCGGCCTGCTGGGACCCCGCCCCGAAGCCTGCAGCCCGCGCCTGGCCGCCCAGACCCGGAGCTGACCAGCTCTCCCCGCCGAGGCCCCCCTAAGGACAAGAAGCTCCTGGCCACCAACGGGAGCCCCCTGCCCTGA
- the TMEM150B gene encoding modulator of macroautophagy TMEM150B isoform X2, with the protein MWGYLSLLPMCLAFWAIAGIWTVFSLAVVNKAVNLTDGFPYISVCGNVPPQSCIFSQVLNVGAASAAWICILRYYQLRDWGVRKWHNQEKNQRSTHLTGAFLAFFVGILYFWLQLFLSWRMKNLPQPGAPWIGPLRLVLCSACFVLEVAMVVLHSWSMRSVSAICEWVVAMLLFILFGLLAVDFSRLDGCTLCLQPDSGSLRPPPDSPTSLHVQL; encoded by the exons ATGTGGGGATACTTGTCTCTGCTGCCCATGTGCCTGGCCTTCTGGGCTATTGCTGGCATCTGGaccgt GTTCTCGCTGGCTGTGGTTAACAAGGCCGTGAACCTCACCGACGGCTTCCCCTACATCAG TGTGTGTGGAAACGTGCCCCCCCAGAGCTGCATCTTCAGCCAGGTGCTCAACGTCGGAGCCGCTTCGG ccgcctGGATCTGCATTCTCCGTTACTACCAGCTTCGGGACTGGGGCGTCCGAAAGTGGCATAACCAG GAGAAGAATCAGCGGTCCACACACCTGacaggcgccttcctggccttctTCGTGGGAATCTTATACTTCTGGCTGCAGCTCTTCCTCTCCTGGCGGATGAAGAACCTGCCCCAGCCTGGGGCTCCCTGGATCGGGCCACTCCGCCTGGTGCTCTGCAGCGCCTGCTTTGTCCTCGAGGTGgcca TGGTCGTCCTGCACTCCTGGTCTATGCGCTCCGTCTCGGCCATCTGCGAGTGGGTCGTCGCCATGCTGCTGTTCATCCTCTTCGGCCTCCTTGCCGTGGACTTCTCCCGCCTGGACGGCTGCACCCTGTGTCTCCAGCCGGACTCTGGCAGCCTCCGCCCCCCGCCGgactcccccacctccctgcacGTCCAGCTGTGA
- the BRSK1 gene encoding serine/threonine-protein kinase BRSK1 isoform X2, which translates to MSSGGKDGGGGSPAYHLPHPHPHPPQHAQYVGPYRLEKTLGKGQTGLVKLGVHCITGQKVAIKIVNREKLSESVLMKVEREIAILKLIEHPHVLKLHDVYENKKYLYLVLEHVSGGELFDYLVKKGRLTPKEARKFFRQIVSALDFCHSYSICHRDLKPENLLLDEKNNIRIADFGMASLQVGDSLLETSCGSPHYACPEVIKGEKYDGRRADMWSCGVILFALLVGALPFDDDNLRQLLEKVKRGVFHMPHFIPPDCQSLLRGMIEVEPEKRLSLEQIQKHPWYLGGKHEPDPCLEPAPGRRVAMRSLPSNGELDPDVLESMASLGCFRDRERLHRELRSEEENQEKMIYYLLLDRKERYPSCEDQDLPPRNDVDPPRKRVDSPMLSRHGKRRPERKSMEVLSITDAGGGGSPVPTRRALEMAQHSQRSRSVSGASTGLSSSPLSSPRSPVFSFSPEPTGDEARAGGSPTSKTQTLPSRGPRGGGAGEQPPPPSARSTPLPGPPGSPRSSGGTPLHSPLHTPRASPTGTPGTTPPPSPGGGVGGAAWRSRLNSIRNSFLGSPRFHRRKMQVPTAEEMSSLTPESSPELAKRSWFGNFISLDKEEQIFLVLKDKPLSSIKADIVHAFLSIPSLSHSVLSQTSFRAEYKASGGPSVFQKPVRFQVDISSSEGPEPSPRRDSSGGGIYSVTFTLLSGPSRRFKRVVETIQAQLLSTHDQPSVQALADEKNGAQTRPAGTPPRSLQPAPGRPDPELTSSPRRGPPKDKKLLATNGSPLP; encoded by the exons ATGTCGTCCGGGGGCAAGGATGGGGGCGGGGGCTCCCCCGCCTACCAcctcccacacccacacccacacccaccccagcACGCCCAGTATGTGGGCCCCTATCGGCTGGAGAAGACGCTGGGCAAAGGACAGACAG GTCTGGTTAAACTCGGGGTCCACTGCATCACGGGCCAGAAGGTGGCCATCAAGATCGTGAACCGGGAGAAGCTGTCTGAGTCGGTGCTGATGAAG GTGGAGCGGGAGATAGCCATCCTGAAGCTCATCGAGCACCCGCACGTCCTCAAACTCCATGACGTCTACGAGAACAAGAAATATTT GTACCTGGTTCTGGAGCACGTGTCTGGAGGTGAGCTGTTCGACTACCTGGTGAAGAAGGGGAGACTGACCCCCAAGGAGGCCCGGAAGTTCTTCCGCCAGATCGTGTCGGCACTGGACTTCTGCCACAGCTACTCCATCTG CCACAGAGACCTGAAGCCCGAGAACCTACTTCTGGACGAGAAAAACAACATCCGCATCGCAGACTTTGGCATGGCGTCCCTGCAAGTGGGGGACAGCCTTCTGGAGACCAGCTGTGG GTCCCCCCACTATGCGTGCCCGGAGGTGATTAAG ggCGAGAAGTACGACGGCCGCCGGGCTGACATGTGGAGCTGCGGAGTCATCCTTTTTGCCCTGCTCGTG GGGGCTCTGCCCTTCGACGACGACAACCTCCGCCAGCTGCTGGAGAAGGTGAAACGGGGCGTCTTCCACATGCCCCACTTCATCCCTCCAGACTGCCAGAGCCTGCTGCGGGGGATGATTGAAGTGGAGCCCGAGAAGAGGCTCAGC CTGGAGCAAATTCAGAAACACCCCTGGTACCT GGGTGGGAAACACGAGCCGGATCCGTGCCTGGAGCCAGCCCCGGGCCGCCGTGTGGCCATGCGGAGCCTGCCGTCAAACGGAGAGCTGGACCCGGATGTCCTGGAGAGCATGGCGTCACTGGGCTGCTTCAGGGACCGCGAGCGGCTGCACCGGGAGCTGCGCAGTGAAGA ggaGAACCAAGAGAAGATGATATACTACCTGCTTTTGGATCGGAAGGAACGGTACCCCAGCTGTGAGGATCAGGACCTGCCTCCCCGGAATGATGTTG ACCCGCCTCGGAAGCGTGTGGATTCCCCCATGCTGAGCCGTCACGGGAAGCGGCGGCCAGAGCGGAAGTCCATGGAAGTCCTGAGCATCACAGATGCTGGGGGTGGTGGCTCCCCGGTGCCCACTCGACGGGCCCTGGAGatggcccagcacagccagag ATCCCGTAGTGTCAGTGGAGCCTCCACGGGTCTGTCGTCCAGTCCCCTGAGCAGCCCAAGG AGTCCGGTCTTTTCCTTCTCGCCGGAGCCTACTGGAGATGAGGCTCGGGCTGGGGGCTCACCGACTTCCAAAACGCAGACGCTGCCTTCTCGGGGCCCCAGGGGTGGGGGCGCCGGGGAGCAGCCCCCGCCCCCTAGTGCCCGCTCCACACCCCTgcctggccccccaggctccccgcGCTCCTCCGGGGGGACCCCTTTGCACTCGCCCCTGCACACGCCCCGGGCCAGCCCCACTGGGACCCCAGGGACAACGCCGCCCCCCAGCCCCGGCGGTGGAGTCGGAGGAGCTGCCTGGAGGAGTCGTCTCAACTCCATCCGCAACAGTTTCCTGGGCTCCCCCCGCTTTCACCGGCGCAAGATGCAGG TCCCCACTGCCGAGGAGATGTCCAGTTTGACGCCAGAGTCCTCTCCAGA GCTGGCAAAACGCTCTTGGTTCGGGAACTTCATCTCCTTGGACAAAGAAGAACAAATATTCCTCGTGCTAAAGGATAAACCTCTCAGCAGCATCAAAGCGGACATTGTCCATGCCTTCCTGTCG ATCCCCAGCCTCAGTCACAGCGTGCTGTCACAGACCAGCTTCAGGGCTGAGTACAAGGCCAGCGGTGGCCCCTCCGTCTTCCAGAAGCCCGTCCGCTTCCAGGTGGACATCAGCTCCTCGGAGGGTCCAGAACCCTCCCCCAGGCGGGACAGCAGCGGGGGCGGCATCTACTCTGTCACCTTCACGCTCCTCTCTG GTCCCAGCCGCCGGTTCAAGCGGGTGGTGGAGACCATCCAGGCCCAACTGCTGAGCACACACGACCAGCCGTCTGTACAGGCCTTGGCAG ACGAGAAGAATGGCGCCCAGACCCGGCCTGCTGGGACCCCGCCCCGAAGCCTGCAGCCCGCGCCTGGCCGCCCAGACCCGGAGCTGACCAGCTCTCCCCGCCGAGGCCCCCCTAAGGACAAGAAGCTCCTGGCCACCAACGGGAGCCCCCTGCCCTGA
- the TMEM150B gene encoding modulator of macroautophagy TMEM150B isoform X1, whose amino-acid sequence MWGYLSLLPMCLAFWAIAGIWTVFSLAVVNKAVNLTDGFPYISVCGNVPPQSCIFSQVLNVGAASAAWICILRYYQLRDWGVRKWHNQVILWTGLLCALGTSIVGNFQEKNQRSTHLTGAFLAFFVGILYFWLQLFLSWRMKNLPQPGAPWIGPLRLVLCSACFVLEVAMVVLHSWSMRSVSAICEWVVAMLLFILFGLLAVDFSRLDGCTLCLQPDSGSLRPPPDSPTSLHVQL is encoded by the exons ATGTGGGGATACTTGTCTCTGCTGCCCATGTGCCTGGCCTTCTGGGCTATTGCTGGCATCTGGaccgt GTTCTCGCTGGCTGTGGTTAACAAGGCCGTGAACCTCACCGACGGCTTCCCCTACATCAG TGTGTGTGGAAACGTGCCCCCCCAGAGCTGCATCTTCAGCCAGGTGCTCAACGTCGGAGCCGCTTCGG ccgcctGGATCTGCATTCTCCGTTACTACCAGCTTCGGGACTGGGGCGTCCGAAAGTGGCATAACCAGGTGATCCTgtggacggggctcctctgtgcCTTGGGCACCTCCATAGTGGGCAATTTCCAG GAGAAGAATCAGCGGTCCACACACCTGacaggcgccttcctggccttctTCGTGGGAATCTTATACTTCTGGCTGCAGCTCTTCCTCTCCTGGCGGATGAAGAACCTGCCCCAGCCTGGGGCTCCCTGGATCGGGCCACTCCGCCTGGTGCTCTGCAGCGCCTGCTTTGTCCTCGAGGTGgcca TGGTCGTCCTGCACTCCTGGTCTATGCGCTCCGTCTCGGCCATCTGCGAGTGGGTCGTCGCCATGCTGCTGTTCATCCTCTTCGGCCTCCTTGCCGTGGACTTCTCCCGCCTGGACGGCTGCACCCTGTGTCTCCAGCCGGACTCTGGCAGCCTCCGCCCCCCGCCGgactcccccacctccctgcacGTCCAGCTGTGA